In a genomic window of Cytobacillus sp. FSL H8-0458:
- a CDS encoding TVP38/TMEM64 family protein, with protein MAAILVMDFYFTSAGRLSRLKYSRLALIYMFSLLLIVFITFYLTKILVLNDAYGLESILREYEAEGKLIFFLICFLQPILLPLPEAVTLPAGSAVFGPGAAAFLGFTGTLSGIIVMFWIARIGGLKLVSRLIKERHLDKYQQYMERNENTILVLLFVIPILPDEIICVGAGMGGVSFKRFLGIASISKIATSSLLAYSLSFANALSLSGLQLLFVVSVAIGVFYSVFHFYKRRKEAIRIFRKL; from the coding sequence ATGGCTGCCATATTAGTGATGGATTTTTACTTTACTTCTGCAGGCAGGCTATCCCGATTGAAATACAGCAGACTGGCACTGATTTATATGTTCAGTCTGCTGTTAATCGTTTTTATTACCTTTTATTTAACAAAGATACTCGTTCTGAATGATGCCTATGGGCTCGAGAGTATACTGAGGGAATATGAAGCGGAGGGAAAGCTCATCTTTTTCCTGATTTGCTTTTTACAGCCCATACTTTTGCCGCTTCCTGAAGCCGTCACACTGCCTGCAGGTAGTGCCGTTTTCGGTCCTGGTGCCGCTGCCTTTCTTGGATTCACAGGTACACTTTCGGGGATTATTGTCATGTTCTGGATTGCAAGGATAGGGGGATTAAAGCTGGTATCGAGGCTTATAAAGGAGCGGCATCTGGACAAATACCAACAATACATGGAGAGAAATGAAAACACCATACTAGTACTGCTTTTTGTTATTCCAATATTGCCGGATGAGATCATTTGTGTTGGAGCAGGAATGGGTGGTGTTTCATTTAAAAGGTTCCTGGGAATTGCGTCTATATCCAAAATAGCAACTTCTTCGCTGCTGGCTTACTCTCTTTCATTCGCCAATGCACTATCTTTATCTGGCTTACAGCTGTTATTTGTTGTTTCGGTTGCGATAGGAGTATTTTACAGTGTTTTTCACTTTTATAAAAGAAGAAAAGAAGCTATTAGGATTTTCCGTAAGCTTTAA